DNA from Agathobaculum sp. NTUH-O15-33:
AAAAAGGGGGTGAGCCGAGTGCCAAGGAAACCATTACAGCCCTGTGCCTATCCCGGATGTCCGAGGTTATGTGAGGGCAGATACTGCGAGGAACACAGGAAGATGGAAGCCAAACGCTACGAGACGTACAGCCGTGACCCGTCAGTACGCCGCAAGTATGGCAGAGCGTTGAAACGCATCCGTGACAGCTATGTCAGGGAGCATCCATTCTGTGAACAGTGCTTTGAGCGTGGGATATTGGTTCCCGTGGATGAGGTGCATCACAAGGTGCCTGTATCCAAGGGCGGAACACACGAGCGAAGCAATCTGATGAGCCTTTGCCGTTCCTGTCATAACAAAATCCATGCAGAGCTGGGTGACAGAAACGCACGGAACTGACTGGGAGGGGTGGTCTGAATCTCTGCGGGTCCAATACCGGGAAAACGGCGCCCCCCTTCGTGCAGAGAAAAGGCGATTTCAAAAGGGTAATAAAGGAAGGTGAGAAAAAATGCCAACAAAATCGAACAACATCGGCGGCCGTGGCGGTGCAAGACCGGGAGCCGGCCGTAAGAAATCTCCTGTGAAGGAAAAAGCGAAGAATGGGAATCCGGGCGGCAGAAAGCTGGAGGTTTTGGACATCCCAGACATCGAGGGTGTGGAGATGCCGAAACCTCACGATTTCCTATCCGCAGAACAGCGTGACGGCAGTGAACTGCAGGCCGCTGATATATACAGAGAAACATGGGCGTGGCTGAAAAGCATCGGATGCAGTGCCAAGGTATCCAGTCAGCTTTTGGAACGGTATGCGATGGCATCCGCCCGCTGGATTCAGTGTGAGGAAATGACCAGCAAACTTGGTTTCCTTTCCAAGCATCCGACAACGCAGAAGCCTATCCCTTCCCCATTCATCAATATCGGGATTAACTATATGAACCAAGCGGTGCGTTTGTGGAATGAGATATTCCAGATTGTGAAGGAAAACTGCAATACCGAATACAGCGATGAAGCACCGCAGAATGATGTGATGGAGCGTCTGCTCCGTGCAAGGAAAGGAATGTGACGGCATGATAGAAAAAGTAAATCCGAGCCACCCGGATAAGGTGGCAGACCGCATCGCAGGAGCGATTGTGGACTTGGCATACAGAGCCGAGGAAAATCCGAAAATTGCTGTGGAGGTGCTGATTGGACATGGCAGGTGTCATGCGATTATCGAAACCACGGCACAGCTGTATGAAGCAGATATTTGTGATGCCATCGCCCGTATCGCAGGCGATGTGGAAACCGATATTGTGATTGTTCCGCAGGATGTACATCTTTCGGATAATCAAGCGGACGGTGTTCGCTGCGGAGATAATGGTATCTTCAAGGGAATGCCGCTGACGGCAGAACAGAAGGAACTGTCTGTGGCTGCTCACAGTATTTATGAAAAGCATCCCACAGACGGAAAGTACATTCTTGACGGTATCCGCCTGATTATCTGTCAGAGCAATACCGATGCAGAGGAACTGAAAAACACATATCCGGGAGCAGAAATCAATCCGCTCGGCGGCTGGACTGGCGGCACGGATGTGGATACAGGAGCCACGAACCGCAAGCTGGGTTCTGATATGGCTGATTCCGTAACAGGCGGCGGACTGCACGGCAAGGATTTATCTAAGGCTGATGTGTCCGTCAATATTTATGCGTTCCTGAAAGCACAGAAAACAGGACAGCCTGTTCATCTGGTCTGTGCGATTGGTGACAGTGAGGTGGACGGTATCCCTTATGCGGATATTGTGGCGCAGGCGAGAGATTACATTGACTCCATTGGCGGCTTTGAGAAATTTGCCGAATGGGGTCTGTTCTAAGGAGGTGTCGGATTATGTCGAAAACGACAACGGAAATGCAGTTGGTGGCGGTATCCAAATTGGTGCCGTATGTGAACAATGCCAGAACCCATAACGCACAGCAGATTACGAAGCTCCGCTCCTCCCTGCGCGAGTTCGGTTTTATCAATCCCGTCATTATTGACCGGGAATACAATGTGATTGCAGGGCATGGACGTATCCTCGCAGCAAAGGAAGAAGGCATCGAGGAAGTTCCGTGTGTATTTGTGGACTATCTTACTCCGGCACAGAAGAAAGCATATATCTTGGCTGACAACCGTATGGCGATGGATGCGGGCTGGGATGAAGAACTACTGCGCGTGGAGATTGAAGCCTTGCAGGCAGAGTCCTTTGATGTGGGCCTGACCGGGTTTGATGAAAAAGACATCGCTGAACTTTTCGCAGGAGAATACGATGATGCACAGGATGATGATTTTGATGTGGATGAGGAATTGCAGAAACCGCCTGTTTCCAAGAGCGGTGATGTGTGGCTGCTTGGAAATCATCGTTTGATCTGTGGGGACAGCACCAAGGAAGAAACCTATGCGGTTCTCATGGACGGCAAGAAAGCAAACCTTGTGGTAACGGACCCGCCTTACAACGTCAACTACGAAGGCAGTGCCGGGAAGATTCAAAATGACAACATGGAGAATGACAAGTTCTATCAGTTCCTGCTTGATGCGTTCTTGAACATGGAAAAGGCAATGGCAGACGATGCCAGCATTTATGTGTTCCATGCGGACACCGAGGGACTGAATTTCAGAAAGGCATTCTCAGATACAGGCTTTTATCTGTCCGGGACGTGTATCTGGAAGAAGCAGAGCCTTGTGCTTGGCAGAAGTCCCTACCAGTGGCAGCATGAGCCGTGCCTTTACGGCTGGAAGAAGAAAGGCAGGCATCAGTGGTATTCCGACAGGAAGCAGACCACCATCTGGGAATTTGATAAGCCAAAGAAGAATGGTGACCATCCGACCATGAAGCCAATTCCGCTGATTGCCTATCCGATTAAGAACTCCAGTATGAGCAACTGCATCATTCTCGATCCGTTTGGCGGCAGTGGTTCAACACTTATTGCCTGCGAACAGCTGGGCAGAATCTGCTTTTGCATTGAACTGGATGAGAAATACTGCGATGTTATCGTAAAACGCTACATCGAACAGGTCGGTGCTGCGGATAATGTATCTGTTATCCGTGACGGCAAGACCATTCGATTTGAGGATTTGGAGATCAGAGCCGATGGAGAATAAAAACTTAACACTGGGAAGTCTGTTTGACGGCAGCGGCGGATTTCCACTGGGAGGCTTGATTTCCGGGATTACCCCTTTGTGGGCATCGGAAGTTGAGCCTTTTCCTATTCGTGTGACCACCAAAAGGCTGCCGCAGATAACACATTACGGTGATGTCAGCAAACTAAGCGGTGCGGAAGTTCCACCAGTGGACATCATCACATTCGGAAGCCCCTGCCAAGATATGTCGGTAGCGGGCAAACGAAGCGGGCTGGACGGTGAGCGTTCCAGCCTGTTCTATCAAGCGGTGCGAATCGTGAAGGAAATGAGGTGTAAGACAAATGACAAGTATCCAAGATTTGTGGTCTGGGAAAACGTCCCCGGCGCATTCTCCAGCAACAAAGGCGAAGACTTCAAGGCAGTCCTCGAAGAAATCTGCAAAATCAAAGACGAACACATTTCTGTTCCTCAGTCTGGAAAATGGACAAATGCAGGAGAAATCGTGGGAGAGCAGTTCTCCCTTGCATGGCGAGTGCTTGATGCGCAGTATTGGGGAGTTCCCCAAAGAAGAAAACGCATCTACCTTGTCGCAGATTTTGCAGGCCAATGTGCCGGAAAAATACTATTTGAGTCAGAGAGCGTGTCAGGGTATCCTCCGAAGGGCATCTGCCCGTGGCAAGGAACTGCCGGAAATTTTGAAGGCTGCACTGGAGCGGCAGGCACAGTCTGCTTAAATGACCAAGGCGGCAATCGTATGGATGTAACAGAGGGCATGACCTGCACTCTCCGTGCAGAGTCAAACCATCCTCCGCTGGTCTTTGAAAATCATAGTCAGGACACGAGATACACGGGTCCTTTGGAACAGGCTCCTACGGTCAGTTCCACCTATGGGACTGGCGGCAACAATCAGCCGTTTGTACTGGAAACACCGAAAACGCTGAAAATCCGAAGTGGATGTGAAGGCGGCGGTAAAGGGGCATTGATTCAGGATGATTTATCTGCCACCCTCGGCTGTAATAATGACCAGACACTATTTGTACCAAAGGCATACGGCATCTGCTCCAAGGACAGCAATTCCATGAAGTCGGACAATCCCAAGAGTGGATTTTACGAAGCAGATACTTCCAGATGCATTGATGCCAACGGCGGCAACCCTGCCTGCAATCAAGGCGGCATTGTTGTGGTGGAGGGCAATGGCAGCAGACCATCACACAAGGGTGACGGCTATAAGGAATCCGATGTCATGTATACCTTGAATACCATCGAACAACACTCAGTGGTGTATGCCATTGACCGTGAAAGCTATAACTGCGGTCAGAATTATGCGAGAAAGATGGGCATTTCGGAGAACGGCATCAATTCCACGCTGAATGCACAGGGGCCGAGTGCCGTGGCGGCACCTGTCTATTCCTCCAGCAAGGCATCCTTCTTTACTTCTGCGGAGGAAGAGCTGGCGAACACACTGGTGGCTACGGATTATAAAGACCCGCCCATCGTAAATGATGTGAGTGAGATGCCGGAGTACATTGTCCGCAGGCTGACCCCTACGGAATGTGCAAGGCTGCAGGGATTCCCGGACTGGTGGTGCAGTGACCTTGGCACGGCAGAACCGACCGAGGAAGAAATCAAGTGGTGGAGGGAGGTGTTTGAAACCCATCGTCATATCATGGGGACTTCCTCAAAGCCAAAGACAGAAAAACAGATCATCAAATGGCTGAAAGACCCGCATTCCGATTCTGCGGAATATAAGATGTGGGGCAACGGAGTGGCACTTCTAAATGTGGTATTCGTGCTTTCCAGCATCGTGTACTATTCACAACTCCCGGACTTTTTATTGTGAGATATTCTCCTACAGAATGACTTGCTATTTATCGCCTTTAGAGTGATATATGTATGTACCAAAAGCCAAGTAAGTTGGCTTCAAACAAAGTAGGTACTTACCATGAAAGTTATTTACAACATTACCGACAGAAAGCCTTTTGTAAAGGCACTGGAAGAAATCACAGGGGCGAAAGCAGTCTACATGAAAACCCCAACCTACGCATACACGGTGGATTATTTTACCGTGACCCGTGAGGGCAACCTTACCTTCAATGACACGGCAGACAGCGAGGAAATCGAGCGTGTGCTTGAGGAACTTGACCAGAGAGGTTTTCACTGCGAGAGTTCCGAATATGATGAACCCCAGCCGGAAATGGGCTGTGAGGAGCCTTTGGAGGACTGCCCGCCTGCATACGGACTGCCGGAAATCGAGCCACAGGGCGAAACCGTGGGGCTTACAGTGGCAATGCCGCTTGATAAGGTGCTGGTCGGCAACCTTACGAACCTCTTGGAAGCCAAGGACAGCCTTATCAAAAAGGCACTGGGAATCAGCGCACTTCCGATTGAAATCACAGAGGAGCAGATTTCCTTCCCTTGGTTTTCAGACGGCTTGGATGCAGAAACGGTCAAAGCCTACACCGACTTCATTGCAGCCCTCTGCAAAATGAGCCGGGAGCAGAAACGCATCTCCAACATGGAAAAAGCGGTGGAGAATGAAAAATACGCATTTCGATGCCTGCTCCTTCGGCTGGGATTTGTGGGTGCCGAGTACAAGGCAGACCGAAAAATCCTGCTGAAGAATCTGACGGGCAGCAGTGCATTCAAGAGCGGTTTGAAAAAGGAGGCGGCAGGCGATGAGATTTCCGAGTAAAGAGATTGTGGAGCGGGTACGCAGTCAGTACCCCGCAGGAACGAGAGTGGAGCTGGTGCAGATGGACGATGTGCAGGCTCCGCCAGTCGGCACAAAAGGAACTGTATGGGGTGTGGATGATACTGCCGCCATCATGGTTCGCTGGGACAACGGAAGCGGACTCCATGTAGTCTATGGCGAGGACAGCTGCAGGATAATCCATGAGGAGTAACCGCCATAAAATACACAGTTTTAGCGGCTTCATGAGGGCAGATATTTGTCCAGTATATATCGCTGAAATGACTTGCTATTATGTGGTTTTAGAGCGAATATGTGTACTACCAAAAGGAAAACACACCAAACGGAGGTACATACGATGAACGAAAAAATCACAAGACAGGTTGAAGAAATGAAACAACAGACCATCGGAGTTGAGGTCGAGATGAACGGCATCACAAGGGATAAGGCAGCAAGGCTTGCAGCCACTTACTTCGGAACAGGCAGATACGAGAACACAGCCGGACGCAACGGCTACAGCACTTGGTCAGCTTGGGATACAGACGGCAGAGAGTGGAAGTTCCAAAAGGATGTCAGCATTGCAGGCTGCGACAGCGAGAAATGCGAGCTGGTAACCCCAATCCTTCACTACGCAGACATTGAAACCTTGCAGGAACTTATCCGCAAACTCCGCCACGCAGGAGCGAAAAGCGATGCCACAAGGGGCTGCGGAGTCCACATCCACATCGGAGCAAACGGGCATACCCCACAGACCATGAGAAACCTTGCGAACATCATGGCAAGCCATGAAAGCCTGATAGCGGATGCCCTTGACCTCGACAGAGGAAGGATGCACCGCTACTGCAGAACAGTTGACCCACGGTTCTTGGAGCAGGTCAACAAGAGAAAGCCGAAGACGATGGCGGCACTTGCAGACATCTGGTACACCTCAAACGGAGCCAACTACGGCAGAGACCACCATTACAATGACAGCCGCTACCATATGCTTAACTACCATGCGACCTTTACCAAAGGGACCATCGAGTTCAGACTTTTCCAGTTCGATGCCCCAGCAGACGGCAAGCTGAACGGACTTCATGCCGGACAGCTGAAAAGCTACATTCAGCTTTGCCTTGCACTGAGCCAGATGGCGAAAACGGTAAAGACTGCCAGCCCCAAGCCACAGCAGAATGAAAATCCTAAATACGCCATGAGGACTTGGCTCCTCCGACTCGGCTTCATCGGAGAGGAGTTCAAGACGGCAAGAGATATCCTTACCAAGAGACTGGCAGGAGATACAGCCTTCAGAAACGGCAGAGCCGCTTGAAGGAATCGCAGGAGTTAGCCTCCTGCCACCTTACCCCGACCGCTTCGGCGGTCTTAAGGTGGTAGAAGGGTAACCCCTTCGGAAAGGATGGATACCATTATGAAGAAACGATACTACCTTGCCTACGGCAGCAACTTAAACATCCGTCAGATGCGGATGAGATGCCCATCGGCACGAATCATCGGAACAGCAGAAATGAAGGATTATGAACTGATTTTCAAAGGCAGTCAGACAGGTGCATACCTTACCATTGAATCCAAACTTGGAGCGAGTGTTCCCGTGGCCGTCTGGTCGGTGACCGATGAGAATGAAGCGGCACTTGACCGCTACGAGGGTTTCCCCACCTTCTACTACAAGAAGGAGATGCAGCTGCCGATTAAGGGCATCAAGTCCGGCAAGACCAGAATCCGCGACTGCTTCGTGTATATTATGCACGAGGAGCGGAGCATCGGAGTTCCGTCACTCGCCTATGTGAGTATCTGCCTTGAGGGGTACATCAGCTTTGGATTTGATGAACATTTCCTTGCAGAAGCACAGCTAAAATCAGAGGAGGCATTTGGATATGAAAACAGAAATCGCTGAACTTAAAATCTGCCCACGCTGCGGAAAAGCCTACCACGGTGCGCCTGCCCTTTCGAGGGCAGACAGCGAGACCCTCATCTGCCCGGACTGCGGCACCAGAGAAGCCTTGGAGAGCATCGGTGTAAAGCCATCTGAGCAGGAAGAAATCCTCGAAACCATCCATCGCTCCATGCGTGGATAAAACCGTAAAATACACAGTTTTCCGCTTAAAAGATTGTGTAGTATATGCCGAGAATTGAGTGGATATATAGTGCTTTCAGCGGTAATATGTGTACTACCGAAAGGGAAAAACACAAACGGAGGTACATAAAATGACAAAATTTGAAAGAGATTATAAGGATGCAAAAGAAGGAAACGAAATCGAGGTAATTACAAAGCGCAAAGCGGAAATTGAAAAGCTTACCCGTGAGGGAAAAAGCTGCAAAAACAACTTTCGCAGAACCTGCATTGCACAGGATTTAACCAGATTAAAGGCAGAACTTAGAAAGATTGAAGAACTTTTCTAAACACAAACAAAACTGAAAATTCCAAGAACGGAGCCAAACGGCTCTGTATCTTGTTCGAGATTTGCCTATGGCAGTTCATTTTTTATGCCATAATGAAGGGAGTGGCGGCATTTGCGAAAACTGAAAAAATACAAACCTACCAAGTTCAAAGTAAAGGACAGTCATTATGATGAGGATGCGGCGGACTTCGCTGTTGACTTCATTGAGAGCCTGTGCCACACCAAAGGCACATGGGCAGGAAAACCCTTTGAACTAATCGACTGGCAGGAGCAGATTATCCGAGATATATTCGGAACACTGAAACCAAACGGGTATCGGCAGTTTAATACAGCCTATGTGGAGATCCCAAAGAAGATGGGAAAATCGGAGCTGGCGGCGGCAGTCGCACTTCTTCTGACCTGTGGGGACGGAGAGGAACGTGCCGAGGTTTACGGCTGTGCTGCCGACAGACAGCAGGCTACCATCGTGTTTGATGTGGCGGCGGATATGGTTCGGATGTGTCCGGCACTAAATAAGCGTGTGAAGATACTGACCTCGCAGAAGCGGATCATCTATACCCCTACCAACAGCTTCTACCAAGTGCTGTCGGCAGAAGCCTATTCCAAGCACGGCTTTAATATACACGGGGTGGTATTTGATGAGCTGCACACTCAGCCGAACCGAAAGCTGTTTGATGTTATGACCAAGGGTTCCGGCGATGCTCGTATGCAGCCGCTGTATTTCCTTATCACAACAGCCGGGACAGATACCAATTCCATCTGCTATGAAACGCATCAGAAAGCAAAGGACATTCTGGAGGGCAGGAAAATTGATCCTACCTTCTACCCAGTGATTTACGGTGCAGATGAAGCAGATGATTGGACAGACCCCAAGGTATGGAAGAAAGCCAATCCGTCTCTTGGCATCACGGTTGGACTGGATAAGGTCAAAGCCGCCTGTGAATCGGCAAAGCAGAATCCGGGCGAGAAGAATTCCTTCCGTCAGCTTCGTTTGAATCAATGGGTCAAACAGGCAATCCGCTGGATGCCTATGGACAAGTGGGACAAATGCTCCTTTGCCGTCAGCGAGGAAGATTTGGAGGGGCGTGTCTGCTACGGCGGTCTTGACCTTTCCTCTACTACGGATATTACGGCATTCTTATTGGTGTTCCCGCCACTGGATGAGGAGGACAAATTCAGCATCCTGCCATTCTTCTGGGTGCCGGAGGAAACCCTCGACCTGCGTGTCCGCCGTGACCATGTTCCCTATGATGTGTGGGAACGGCAGGGATATTTGCAGACCACAGAGGGTAATGTGGTCCATTACGGCTACATTGAGAAGTTCATCGAAAAGCTGGGAGAACGATTCAATATCCGTGAAATAGCCTTTGACCGCTGGGGTGCTGTGCAGATGGTGCAGAACCTTGAGGGCATGGGATTTACAGTCGTTCCATTCGGACAGGGATTTAAGGATATGAGTCCTCCGACCAAGGAACTGATGAAACTGGTGCTGGAGCAGAAGGTTGACCACAGCGGCCACCCGGTTCTTAGGTGGAATATGGACAATATCTTCATCCGCACCGACCCTGCAGGAAACATCAAGGCGGACAAGGAAAAGTCCACAGAGAAGATTGACGGTGCAATCGCAACAATTATGGCGCTGGACAGAGCCATCCGCTGTGGAAATGATACCGGGGATTCCGTGTATAACCATCGTGGGATTTTGTTTATCTGATGCAGATTGTGCAGCCGCCTATGATTTTCTAAAATCATAATCCGGCTGCAGGTTTTTCTGATATACTTGTCTTATCAGAAAGCGGGAGGTCAGCCAATATGAACAGAGAAACAGAATTTGAAAATTTTTTGATGCTGGAGAAAACAATCAATAGCAAAAAAGCAGTGTCCTCCAGAATGTCGAAAGCAAGAAAAGCTGAAGATATACTCGGACAGAAATTAGATATCATCGTGTCAGATGACAATCTGATGTATGATTCACTGGTTGCATTGAAGCCACATGAAGACCCAGCGCATACACCAATGCAAAATGCTGTGAGAAAGTATTATAAGTTCTGGAATGGAAAGGAATTCCCACAGCTTCGTTATTACAGAAGATAATGTGATTAGGCGGAGAGCATCTATCAGCAATGGTAGGTGCTTTTCTTATACCAGTTTTTGAAAGGAGCGTGATTTTTATGGGATTATTCAGCGGACTTTTTAGGTCGAGAGATGCACCTACAAACAGTACGGCAGGCAGTGCCTACCGATTTTTCCTTGGCGGAAGCACCTCCGGCAAGCCAGTTAATGAACGGTCTGCCATGCAGATGACGGCGGTGTACTCCTGCGTGAGAATACTATCGGAAGCTGTGGCAGGTCTGCCCCTTCATTTATACAAATACAGTGCAGATGGCAGTAAGGAGAAGGCAGTGGACAATCCGCTGTATTTTCTCCTGCATGATGAGCCGAACCCGGAAATGACATCCTTTGTATTCCGTGAAACGCTCATGACTCATCTTTTGCTTTGGGGAAACGGCTATGCCCAGATTATCCGAAACGGTAAGGGCGAGGTGGTGGCACTGTATCCGCTGATGCCGAACCGAATGACGGTTGACCGGGATGAAAAGGGCCATTTGTACTACCAGTACCAGATGCAGGATTCCGATGCGCCCACCATGAAAAACGGTACTGTTACACTGAAGCCTACCGATGTGCTTCACATACCGGGTCTCGGCTTTGATGGCCTTGTTGGCTACTCTCCCATTGCGATGGCGAAAAACGCTATCGGCATGGCGATTGCCTGCGAGGAGTACGGTGCCAAGTTCTTTGCAAACGGTGCGACACCCGGCGGACTTCTGGAATATCCGGGAACGGTCAAAGACCCGGAGAAAGTCAGGGAGTCTTGGAATAAAGGATTCGGAGGGAGCAGTAATTCCAACAAGGTAGCAATCCTTGAGGAAGGAATGAAGTACACACCGATTTCCATTTCCCCAAATGAAGCACAGTTTTTGGAAACAAGAAAATTTCAAATCAATGAGATTGCTCGAATTTTCCGAGTGCCGCCCCACATGGTCGGTGATCTGGAGAAATCGAGCTTTTCTAATATTGAGCAGCAGTCTTTGGAGTTCGTGAAATATACCTTGGAACCGTGGCTTATCCGATGGGAGCAGGCTATGGCGAGGGTACTGATTTCACAGAATGACAAGGCTGCATTTTTCATCAAATTCAATGTGGACGGACTGCTCCGTGGGGATTATGCAAGCCGTATGAGCGGCTATGCCACTGCAAGGCAGAACGGCTGGATGAGTGCAAACGACATCCGTGAACTTGAGAACCTTGACCGCATCCCTGCTGAAGACGGCGGTGATTTATACCTCATCAACGGTAACATGACCAAGCTGTCAGATGCGGGAATATTTGCAAATGGGGACCCCGGCAAGTCGAATGACTTGTTGGGGAGAGGACGAGCAGTGAAATGAGTGAGTTTTTGTGCTTGCACGGAAATGAACGATATGAAACTTGCGAGGACGAGGAAAGGAGGAAAAATCAGATGAAGAAGTTTTGGAACTGGATGAACAGGACGGTGGCCAATCAGGAAACACAGGAGAGGACGCTGTTTCTAAACGGCACAATCGCAGAGGAAAGCTGGTTTGACGATGATGTAACACCACAGCTTTTCAAGGAAGAGCTGGAATCCGGCGGCGGTGACATTACTGTCTGGATTAACAGTCCCGGCGGTGACTGCGTGGCGGCCGCCCAAATCTACAATATGCTGATGAACTACAAAGGCAGTGTGACGGTCAAGATTGATGGCATTGCGGCATCAGCGGCGAGTGTCATTGCAATGGCAGGAACAAAGGTGCAGGTCTCCCCTGTGTCCATGATGATGATTCACAACCCTGCCACCATTGCTTTTGGAGATACAGCGGAGATGGAGAAAGCCATCGCCATGCTCTCCGAGGTAAAGGAATCCATCATCAATGCCTACGAAATCAAAACGGGATTGTCCCGTGCCAAGCTGTCGCACCTTATGGATGCGGAAACTTGGATGGATGCCAACAGTGCTGTAGAGATGGGATTCGCAGATGAAATCACACAAAGGAGCAGTACGGATACCGTAGAAGCTCCGCAGGTCAGCATGGTGTTTTCCCGTGCGGCTGTCACAAATTCCCTTATGGATAAGCTGGC
Protein-coding regions in this window:
- a CDS encoding phage portal protein, which gives rise to MGLFSGLFRSRDAPTNSTAGSAYRFFLGGSTSGKPVNERSAMQMTAVYSCVRILSEAVAGLPLHLYKYSADGSKEKAVDNPLYFLLHDEPNPEMTSFVFRETLMTHLLLWGNGYAQIIRNGKGEVVALYPLMPNRMTVDRDEKGHLYYQYQMQDSDAPTMKNGTVTLKPTDVLHIPGLGFDGLVGYSPIAMAKNAIGMAIACEEYGAKFFANGATPGGLLEYPGTVKDPEKVRESWNKGFGGSSNSNKVAILEEGMKYTPISISPNEAQFLETRKFQINEIARIFRVPPHMVGDLEKSSFSNIEQQSLEFVKYTLEPWLIRWEQAMARVLISQNDKAAFFIKFNVDGLLRGDYASRMSGYATARQNGWMSANDIRELENLDRIPAEDGGDLYLINGNMTKLSDAGIFANGDPGKSNDLLGRGRAVK
- a CDS encoding head maturation protease, ClpP-related, giving the protein MKKFWNWMNRTVANQETQERTLFLNGTIAEESWFDDDVTPQLFKEELESGGGDITVWINSPGGDCVAAAQIYNMLMNYKGSVTVKIDGIAASAASVIAMAGTKVQVSPVSMMMIHNPATIAFGDTAEMEKAIAMLSEVKESIINAYEIKTGLSRAKLSHLMDAETWMDANSAVEMGFADEITQRSSTDTVEAPQVSMVFSRAAVTNSLMDKLAAKCRIAQKTKSETKQITADSLMERLDLMKNWR